A single genomic interval of Microbacterium hydrocarbonoxydans harbors:
- a CDS encoding YdeI/OmpD-associated family protein: MGALDEGERVTAADAALWRAWLEANHERAAGVWLLSVRGKDAGGVGYDDAVRQALCFGWIDGPVRRFDDRTVGQWFSPRRRGSGWAATNKARLVELDAARLLAPAGIRVLEAAKADGSWTLLDGPEAGVEPPELTAALDAVPAARAHWDSFPKSVKKFGLTHIAMAKRDETRSARIAKIVADATEGKRP; encoded by the coding sequence ATGGGCGCACTCGACGAGGGCGAACGGGTCACGGCGGCGGATGCCGCGCTCTGGCGCGCCTGGCTCGAAGCGAACCACGAGCGCGCGGCCGGGGTCTGGCTGCTGAGCGTGCGAGGAAAGGACGCCGGCGGCGTCGGCTACGACGACGCCGTCCGGCAGGCGCTGTGCTTCGGCTGGATCGACGGCCCCGTTCGCAGGTTCGACGACCGGACCGTCGGCCAGTGGTTCTCGCCACGACGCCGGGGCAGCGGCTGGGCGGCCACGAACAAGGCGCGCCTGGTCGAGCTCGATGCGGCCCGGCTGCTCGCTCCCGCCGGCATCCGGGTCCTGGAAGCCGCGAAGGCCGACGGGTCCTGGACACTGCTGGACGGCCCGGAGGCCGGAGTCGAGCCACCCGAGCTCACCGCCGCACTGGATGCGGTGCCCGCCGCCCGAGCGCACTGGGATTCGTTTCCGAAGTCGGTCAAGAAGTTCGGACTCACGCACATCGCGATGGCCAAGCGCGACGAGACGCGATCCGCCCGGATCGCCAAGATCGTGGCGGATGCCACGGAGGGGAAGCGCCCGTGA
- a CDS encoding HAD-IIA family hydrolase — protein MAHRDDIECWLTDMDGVLVHENDAIPGASELLAGWEQNEIPYLVLTNNSIFTARDLSARLRASGLIVPEERIWTSALATADFLAQQLPGGSAFVIGEAGILTALHEAGFIMTETNPDFVVVGETRNYSFEAITKAIRLIIKGARFIVTNPDATGPSSDGVMPATGAIAALITKATGKEPYVVGKPNPMMFRSALNKIGAHSKKTGMIGDRMDTDIIAGIEAGLHTVLVMTGISDQAEVEKYPFRPDEIVDSVADLLPTVTQSIPTLDED, from the coding sequence ATGGCACACCGCGACGACATCGAATGCTGGCTCACCGACATGGACGGCGTCCTCGTCCATGAGAACGACGCCATCCCCGGAGCATCCGAACTGCTCGCCGGCTGGGAGCAGAACGAGATCCCGTATTTGGTCCTGACGAACAACTCGATCTTCACGGCGCGCGACCTCTCGGCCCGTCTCCGCGCGAGCGGCCTCATCGTCCCGGAGGAGCGGATCTGGACCTCGGCGCTCGCCACCGCCGACTTCCTCGCGCAGCAGCTGCCCGGCGGCTCGGCGTTCGTGATCGGCGAGGCGGGCATCCTCACGGCGCTGCACGAGGCCGGGTTCATCATGACCGAGACGAACCCCGACTTCGTGGTCGTCGGCGAGACCCGCAACTACTCGTTCGAGGCGATCACGAAGGCCATCCGTCTGATCATCAAGGGCGCGCGCTTCATCGTCACGAATCCGGATGCCACCGGTCCGTCGTCCGACGGAGTGATGCCGGCCACCGGGGCGATCGCCGCTCTCATCACCAAGGCCACGGGCAAAGAGCCGTACGTGGTCGGCAAGCCCAACCCGATGATGTTCCGCTCGGCGCTGAACAAGATCGGCGCGCACTCGAAGAAGACCGGCATGATCGGCGACCGCATGGACACCGACATCATCGCCGGCATCGAGGCGGGGCTGCACACCGTGCTCGTGATGACGGGCATCAGCGATCAGGCAGAGGTGGAGAAGTACCCGTTCCGCCCCGATGAGATCGTCGACTCCGTCGCCGACCTCCTGCCGACCGTCACCCAGTCGATCCCCACGCTCGACGAAGACTGA
- a CDS encoding metal-dependent transcriptional regulator, whose product MASPAADDYLKTVYAHTEWQDAPITPSVLAAKLGIAPSSVTEMVKKLAAAGLVSHVPYGAVRLTDAGTRRALAMVRRHRLIETWLVQEFGYGWDEVHDEAEVLEHTISDRLLEGIDERLGRPRFDPHGDAIPDAAGAVDREPFVLLADAPAGHVGRILRVDDRDPELLRALEAAGVVVAAVVTTTTSGITLDGTETELPAGAADVVWLSA is encoded by the coding sequence GTGGCATCCCCGGCAGCAGACGACTACCTCAAGACCGTCTACGCGCACACCGAATGGCAGGATGCGCCGATCACCCCTTCGGTGCTCGCCGCGAAGCTCGGCATCGCGCCGTCGTCGGTGACCGAGATGGTCAAGAAGCTCGCCGCAGCCGGACTCGTCTCGCACGTCCCCTACGGCGCGGTGCGTCTGACGGATGCGGGCACGAGGCGAGCGCTCGCCATGGTGCGCCGCCACCGTCTGATCGAGACCTGGCTCGTGCAGGAGTTCGGCTACGGCTGGGACGAGGTGCACGACGAGGCCGAGGTCCTCGAGCACACCATCAGCGATCGACTGCTCGAAGGCATCGACGAGCGCCTCGGACGCCCCCGCTTCGACCCGCACGGCGACGCGATCCCCGACGCCGCCGGCGCCGTGGACCGCGAGCCCTTCGTCCTCCTCGCCGATGCCCCGGCCGGTCACGTCGGACGCATCCTGCGCGTCGACGACCGCGACCCCGAACTGCTCCGCGCCCTGGAGGCCGCAGGGGTCGTCGTGGCGGCGGTCGTGACGACCACGACGTCGGGCATCACGCTCGACGGCACCGAGACCGAGCTGCCCGCGGGCGCCGCCGACGTCGTCTGGCTCAGTGCCTGA
- a CDS encoding rhamnogalacturonan lyase, which yields MNIRHHSFRAVVAVAAVGCLLAGGAQSAGAAAPIAPDASRHDHGAKTPQLEALDRGLVAVSTGDGVFLSWRLLATEATGATATGLTGPDFAVYRDGTKIATVTDSTNHADAEGAADSEYSVVPVVNGVELADSASAPVTAWAQGHHDLPLRKPADGVTPKGESYTYSANDVSVGDVDGDGQYEYVVKWDPSNSKDVSQRGYTGPVYLDTYELDGTLLNRLDLGVNIRAGAHYTQFLVYDFDGDGRSETMLKTAPGTKSVQFAADGSVKKESYITLPKSDRKAGYSNDDDYRLSAADYEEHLVELFLGWSERDEVVSGQWPATLEEAWGMPVTHDYPLSRESAEELADTFLDVYAPSRSSRNLLREFEGFIIDGPEYLTVFDSASGKELQTIPYPTERGDDGLLWGDYAMSRIEPGNRVDRFLAGVGYLDGQHPSAVFARGYYTRTTVAAFDWDGKRLKERWDVDSGHVPLSNPFNDSPHGRDGTDREFGTITTQGDHSLSFADVDADGRQELVYGSATIDDDGGLLYSSFDVLPEGSADPGATVRLGHGDAMHVTDIDPARPGLEIWTAHEGATSAPYGSVMRDAATGESLFGAYSGRDTGRAMIGDVRPDVPGIEVWSSMPGGTEGSGLLSASGAVLQLETPGTNMSIRWSGDLTTQLVNGSGTQMPTIDDWTRGTLLTATGTLTNNGTKGNPSLVADVLGDWREELLVRTADSMALRIFTTTEPTTHKLTTLMHDVQYRVETARQQTTYNQPAYTSFYLASDVDWSTVPVLTTPTTPKAPTFTDKRGTSRDEVKVPTGVKGVTYYVNGERVEARNGKVRVTGEVTVIAVPDPGYRLADGVASQWTETLRKR from the coding sequence ATGAACATCCGACACCACTCGTTCCGCGCCGTCGTGGCGGTCGCCGCGGTCGGCTGCCTCCTGGCGGGAGGCGCGCAGAGCGCAGGAGCGGCCGCGCCGATCGCTCCCGACGCCAGCCGACACGACCACGGCGCGAAGACCCCTCAGCTGGAGGCGCTTGACCGCGGGCTCGTCGCCGTGTCGACCGGCGACGGGGTCTTCCTCAGCTGGCGGCTCCTGGCCACCGAGGCGACCGGCGCCACCGCGACGGGGCTCACCGGGCCCGACTTCGCCGTCTATCGCGATGGCACGAAGATCGCGACCGTGACCGACAGCACGAACCACGCGGATGCCGAGGGCGCCGCCGACTCGGAGTACTCCGTCGTGCCGGTGGTGAACGGCGTCGAGCTGGCCGACTCGGCCTCCGCTCCCGTGACGGCGTGGGCGCAGGGGCACCATGACCTGCCGCTGCGCAAGCCCGCCGACGGCGTCACCCCGAAGGGGGAGTCGTACACGTACTCGGCGAACGACGTCTCCGTGGGCGACGTCGACGGAGACGGGCAGTACGAGTACGTCGTCAAGTGGGATCCGTCGAACTCGAAGGACGTCTCGCAGCGCGGTTACACCGGACCGGTGTACCTCGACACCTACGAACTCGACGGCACGCTGCTGAATCGGCTCGATCTCGGCGTCAACATCCGGGCGGGCGCGCACTACACGCAGTTCCTCGTCTACGACTTCGATGGCGACGGCCGGTCCGAGACGATGCTGAAGACGGCACCAGGCACCAAGTCGGTGCAGTTCGCTGCAGACGGCTCGGTGAAGAAGGAGTCCTACATCACCTTGCCGAAGTCCGATCGCAAGGCCGGCTACTCGAACGACGACGACTACCGTCTCAGCGCCGCCGACTACGAGGAGCACCTCGTCGAGTTGTTCCTCGGATGGAGCGAACGCGACGAGGTCGTCTCCGGACAGTGGCCCGCGACTCTCGAAGAGGCCTGGGGCATGCCGGTCACCCATGACTACCCGCTGAGCAGGGAGAGTGCCGAGGAGCTCGCCGACACGTTCCTCGACGTGTACGCCCCGAGCCGGAGCAGCCGCAACCTGCTGCGCGAGTTCGAGGGCTTCATCATCGACGGGCCCGAGTATCTGACCGTCTTCGACAGCGCGTCGGGCAAGGAGCTGCAGACGATCCCGTACCCGACCGAGCGCGGAGACGACGGCCTGCTGTGGGGCGACTACGCGATGTCCCGCATCGAGCCGGGCAACAGGGTGGACCGCTTCCTCGCCGGTGTCGGATACCTCGACGGGCAGCATCCGTCCGCCGTGTTCGCCCGCGGGTACTACACCCGCACGACGGTCGCCGCCTTCGACTGGGACGGCAAGCGACTGAAGGAGCGCTGGGATGTCGACAGCGGTCACGTCCCTCTGTCGAATCCGTTCAACGACTCCCCGCACGGACGCGACGGCACCGATCGCGAGTTCGGCACGATCACGACGCAGGGCGACCACTCGCTGAGCTTCGCCGACGTGGATGCCGACGGACGACAGGAGCTGGTCTACGGGTCGGCGACGATCGACGATGACGGCGGCCTGCTGTACAGCTCGTTCGACGTGCTGCCTGAGGGCAGCGCCGATCCCGGCGCGACGGTGCGACTCGGTCATGGCGATGCGATGCACGTCACCGACATCGACCCCGCCCGACCAGGGCTCGAGATCTGGACCGCCCATGAGGGTGCGACCAGCGCACCCTACGGATCGGTGATGCGGGATGCCGCGACCGGCGAGTCCCTCTTCGGGGCGTACTCGGGACGCGACACCGGCCGCGCCATGATCGGAGATGTGCGTCCGGACGTGCCGGGGATCGAGGTCTGGTCGAGCATGCCCGGGGGCACCGAGGGCAGCGGCCTGCTGAGCGCCTCCGGTGCGGTGCTGCAGCTGGAGACACCCGGCACGAACATGTCGATCCGCTGGTCGGGCGACCTCACCACGCAGCTCGTGAACGGCAGCGGCACTCAGATGCCGACGATCGACGACTGGACCAGGGGCACGCTGCTCACTGCGACCGGGACCCTCACGAACAACGGCACGAAGGGCAACCCCTCACTCGTCGCCGACGTGCTGGGCGACTGGCGTGAGGAGCTGCTCGTGCGCACGGCCGACTCGATGGCGCTGCGCATCTTCACGACGACCGAGCCGACGACGCATAAGCTCACGACTCTCATGCACGACGTGCAGTACCGGGTCGAGACCGCGCGTCAGCAGACGACGTACAACCAGCCCGCGTACACCTCGTTCTACCTCGCGAGCGATGTCGACTGGTCGACCGTGCCGGTGCTCACGACGCCCACCACGCCCAAGGCGCCGACGTTCACGGACAAGCGCGGCACGTCCCGCGACGAGGTGAAGGTCCCGACCGGGGTGAAGGGCGTCACGTACTACGTGAACGGCGAGAGGGTCGAGGCGCGCAACGGCAAGGTGCGGGTCACAGGCGAGGTGACGGTGATCGCGGTCCCCGACCCCGGCTATCGCCTCGCGGACGGCGTCGCCTCGCAGTGGACCGAGACGCTGCGGAAGCGCTGA